In Methanolacinia paynteri, the following proteins share a genomic window:
- a CDS encoding class I SAM-dependent methyltransferase, whose product MDKNDNLDNWIKCWKESARNAQIPFDESRTAEMWNKRSDTFGMDRKSGRMHKRTENIFAMLKEAGFNPEGAKVLDIGCGPGTLAIPLAKAGAEVTAIDIASGMLDRLRATAKEENLNIDARELSWWTADIDDLGFRKQFDLVLASMTPSINGVESFEKMISCSKGLCYYSNFVRRGQNPAHEEIRKLLEPKDGAKRAEDRPDHPPHGHSHGPGNGLFFPFMYLYLNGYCPDVKIVNSEHMMEKGPEDAAERTIDMMSRDRTLDEETQAIIRNYYKTASENGTYSPSSSTYTGMMVWKI is encoded by the coding sequence ATGGACAAAAACGATAATTTGGATAATTGGATCAAATGCTGGAAAGAATCGGCACGCAATGCCCAGATTCCTTTTGATGAAAGCAGAACGGCTGAAATGTGGAATAAGAGGTCCGATACATTCGGTATGGATCGCAAAAGCGGCCGTATGCACAAGAGAACGGAAAATATCTTTGCCATGTTGAAAGAAGCCGGATTTAATCCCGAGGGGGCAAAAGTCCTTGACATCGGGTGCGGACCCGGAACACTTGCAATTCCCCTTGCAAAGGCTGGAGCGGAAGTGACGGCGATTGACATTGCATCTGGTATGCTTGACAGGCTCAGGGCAACGGCAAAAGAGGAGAACCTTAACATTGATGCAAGGGAGCTTTCCTGGTGGACTGCGGATATTGATGACCTGGGATTCAGAAAACAGTTTGATCTCGTACTTGCGTCGATGACGCCAAGTATCAACGGTGTCGAAAGTTTTGAGAAGATGATATCCTGTTCGAAGGGTCTTTGCTATTACAGTAACTTTGTCCGGAGAGGACAGAATCCTGCACATGAGGAGATCAGAAAACTCCTTGAACCGAAGGACGGAGCAAAAAGAGCAGAGGACCGTCCCGATCATCCCCCGCACGGTCATTCGCATGGACCGGGGAACGGATTATTCTTCCCTTTCATGTACCTCTATCTTAACGGGTACTGCCCTGATGTTAAAATCGTCAATTCAGAGCATATGATGGAGAAAGGTCCTGAAGATGCAGCTGAAAGAACCATTGATATGATGAGCCGCGACAGAACCCTTGATGAAGAAACACAGGCAATTATCCGGAACTACTACAAAACTGCCTCTGAAAACGGAACCTACAGCCCAAGTTCATCTACATACACCGGTATGATGGTCTGGAAAATTTAG